The Sphaeramia orbicularis chromosome 15, fSphaOr1.1, whole genome shotgun sequence region CTAGGTACATGCTAGTGGACAGGGAAGAGGATAACAAAACACATCGGCCCGTTGCCCCCAAAGATGTGAGTCCCGACATAGTTTCTGTTCACAGTgcagctgttttcagtctgttaaTACAGAATAAACTGTACAGACTTTTTCCTGCAGGCTCCAAAGAAGCTTGTTCGTTACCACAGTAACCAGGTGGTAACCACAAAAGGAGAAAGGTATCAGCTTGTGAAGACAAATGAAACGGAGGACATGAAGAAGACATACGTCAACCTCAAACCTGCAAGAAAGTACAGATTTCATTGATGAGCACAAAACTGTatgtgcagctactgacaatatTGTTTACAGTTTTTAAGTTATTAACTTGGGTTAAGATATTTCCCCAGTAAAGGAAGATCCATGTGCGTGTCAGtggcttatttttttaaaatatagctACCATTATCTGCCTTGGTTGAACTGTACCATTGCATTGTTTCAGTTGTGTCACCATTTATTTTCTCATGAAGCTTTTTGGACTTTGTGTGGTATTCTGGTGAGGATGTTGTAGcttgtgtttgtctctgtatcAGCCTAACCTATTTACTCTTTGCCATTTCAGCAGGTCTGATGTTGCACTGACACatctttttatattttctttcatctttcttttttacctttttttttacgTGATGTTTTAAAATCCTTGTTAAAGTCATAGAGATGAATCTATTTTCATTTCTGTACATAGTTATGTTCTAGTGGTGCTGTAGGTTTTTCTCTTGACATTACAGGTTTCATCATTGATGCCATTTTTCATTTTGAGCGTGGttattttatcttcattttacAAATGTACTGTGCCGTGGAAATATTTGTTCAGTTCTTGAGTTTTTACTCTATTTTTGTGCTACTAAATCCTTTTAAAAACCTAACAATTTTGTCTAAGATGAAAAAACTAGTGAACATTTGCCACATTGCTCCTTCCTTGCCTAAAGCTTAAATTAGTACCTATAGTATGTGCTGTGAATGTCCAATTTgttgtaattttaacatttttcagtAGAGATGACTATATTTACAGAACTGAAGGTCGACCAAAGAATAAGAATCTTGAGCAGCTAtggagaaatgttaaatatgtcaATGGAAACCTCAACCAAGGCCACACGGAAATATATCTCACTCAATCAGTGTTGTGTTGGAAaacaaatgagaggaaaaaaaagactacAGGAAAATGTAATCTCTtccaacagtattttttttttctcaatcctGCAGACAAACCATAACAAAAACAGATTGTAATAACCCATCTAACCTCTGGTATGAagaaattgcaattatttttgaCAAACCTTAAATCTAATTTCATTACTCAAGTTGGAGAAAATACAAATATGTTGTATTATAATTATCAGTAACTCATTTTACAGCACATATTTGTCAAGCGTGTACTAGTTATGACAGAGCTATAATGGCATAGTGGAACGGAGGACTGAGGTTACACCCATGCATTCTCCTGAAGGACTTGATGCTAAAGTTCATTCAGGCAGCATTATGCTTATTTTTATATGGATGTTTAGATTTGCAGATGTTTGGTATATATTGTGCAGAGGGCTATTGTGTGCTTTTAGGGTCTTTTCACATTAACTGAAGGCCCTCATTTATTTAGGCTCATCTCATTTCTATTCTCTGTGAACCAGCTTTGCCTGTGACTGTAGGTTGTGAAAAATATTGGATTCTTATatgattttcttttattattggttaTATATTAGGATAGATGAGTGGGTCATTTCTTTCTAAACGtatactgttgtttttgtgtccCCCTCTACATCCATTTGAAGAAAACTATAAGCAGTTTTTATTTGTGGTGTTATCTAGTTTTTCTTAGTAGTGTAACACAGTCTAGAGTTATAAAGCTGTGTTGTTACTGATAGTGGTCATTATCAGCAGCACTGTCTTTAAGTACCATATGATGTGTTACTGTACAGCATGGATCAGATTAACTGAAGCTGTTTAGTTGAATTGAATTTTAATCTCTGGCTTTGACAAAATAGTGACGCACAATTTATAGTAAATAAATACTAATTTTTGTAGACTCCCATTCACTCTTGATTATTTATTCActtcaaatagttttttttttttccaagtgatGTGCATTAAGAATCACATCTTTCAGCTGTCACTGAGTACTCTGCATTCAAAACACAAAGCGCACATAcagtatgtttaaaaaaaatctggcaTCATGCCCTGATTACTGTGAACTCTTCTGAGGCTTGTGTTTAATGCCAAAGTGAAAGCAAAcattatgacattaatatattAACAAAATCAAATGTTCTAACACTCAGTGCCatgctagtgttttttttttctgcgaggCACAGCGTAAACAGGGTAAATTCAGTGATATAAAAGAGAAATACTCAGTCTTCATACATCAGGGTAATTCTGCTTCATGTTGTAATTTGTAAGAAATTCACATTGACATTTCTTTAAAATGTGACCAAATATAACCTGTCTTGTCAGATACACAAATGTCTCTTCATACTCTTGTACTTGGGGTGGTTTGTATGTCGGTTTGGCACACACAGCACAAAAAAACCCTCTTCTGATGCACACTTTACAACGCCTCTGAACTTGCTTTAACTTTAGCCACTTTAAAATCTAGCTGGAATCAAAACAAATAAGTGCATGTGTCACTGAGGTTTTCAACTATGACTGGACACTGCACATCCTCTCCTTTTAATACAACAAATGTTTGTATTGTAGCATTCTGGACCAGGAAAAAGTACACTGAGCTAAACTGGACATTTAGACATGGTGCAGTATGTTGCACTAAAACGGCTGAAACACAAGCTACATTCTTGCAAATGGTCCAGCTACTCTAGTTCTGTCAGGAACTATTGACATTTTAATTACATCACCTACCATTACCGTTAAATCATTTCACTTTTAAAGCTGATGACAGCTTTTGACACCAACAAAACATCTGAAAATAATCTTCAATGCTTCAGAAAATCATAGTGGTAACTTAAACTTTCTCTTAACACTTAAAATTAACTGTATTTGCGACTAAAACTACATCATGTAATTTTCAGTGTGCCCTCATTCATTACTGTTATGCGTAATAGCacttgcagtaaaaaaaaaaaaaaaaaaaaaaattactgaaaaatGAAATCAAACAAGCTTAgagtataaataaagaaaacaaaccaaTCCCTCAGCACAGATAAATTAGCAGCCATGTTTTCCTGGAGGTGAATATATAAGCCCCTTTTTTTCCCACACCCACATTGATTTAGATCATATTTCTTATGTTTTTAATCATGGTATATCTATGTTTTATCACTGTGCCTCTgcctcttttcatttttttttcttgctgatcACTCCCCAGCACAAGGCCTAGTAGGGCCTAGAGACAATGCAGATTACACAGAGAAATGCTCCAAAAAGACCTGTCATCCTGAAGGGTATGAAGCAAATCTGTTATAAAGGTGTCATGGTAAGAAAAGAAGGTACAATATGGAGCCTCCATATTTAGGAATCAAGCCCTTGCTTCACTCTGGTTTGTACAGATACTACTTCTTTAAGTCGAATTATAAAGGTTGCTCCAAAGGTACCGATATTGGACAACTTGACAAACTGGAGGAGCATTTGTACCCCTTATCTGTGATGCTGAGGGAACACTGATTCACATAAATATACCAAGACATAAAAAGATCAGATCTGATTTAAGCCTCTTCTTCACGTAGGGCTGATTCCCACCAGTTGGTCGAAACTTTCTTCGTTTGTAGTTGTACTTGCGATGATGATGGCACTCGGAGAAAGATGACAGAAGCAAGATGGTGTCAAGATTGGCCGCTTATTGCCATGCAGAGATAACGTAGCTCCGAAGTCATGGATGCAGTATTTCACACGCAGCAGTCTCACTTTTCACTCGCATACATTTTTCCAAAGCAGTctagtgatttttttcttttttttctttttttttttttttaaagaacaggCTCTAGCTGAGACCCTGGTCATATCGGCCCTTGATCATCATTTTCAGTAAAGGTCCAACCTGCAGAGATGTAGAAGGAGTCCATGTTAGAATGAAGGACTCATCTGTCAGGAGACAAAACATTGCATTATTTTATCACTGTCCCTGAGCATTGGCTGCATTCAGTATATCTCTCCCTCGTACTAAATCAGGTAAGCCATAAATATTCGCAGTAATTGGGTTGCTGGAAGGGTCAGCATGCACCTGGGATTTCAAGCAACAGCTGACCTAAATGTGGAACTGATGTGATGTTCTAGAAACAGAGATAGCAGCATGACATTTAAAACAATCTGTAAGACGTTTGGATCATTTAAAAAGAGGAAATACAAGAGAGTGGTTTTACTTCATGTgggtctccgagtgcttctccCAGCATCTTCTCGATATTTCTCATAATGGCGACCTTTTGATGAGCGCGCAGAGGGTATTCTATCCTCTTAGGCGTGGGGGCACCCTGAACAAACAAGTCAAAGGGAAAGTGAAGCAAACATGAAGAGGCAAGGGCGAGTTGATATCAGAGTAAACATGGTTCTAGTGACTTGAATGTACATACTTTGTACCAGAAGTTTACAGTGATCGTCACTCCACCGTTCAGTAGTGATTCAATGTGATGCcacctgaggaaaaaaaaaaaaaattctgacttAGCAGCTGCAGTTTTATACTGTTGTCATTTTAGTTATGTCTACTTTCAGTTTGGTATCTAGAAGATTTCTGTTATTTGCATCTGTTAAAAGTTCATTATGGCAGGATTTGCATATGTTTGTGTACTTAAAGGGAACctatagtgaattttcattgttagccatttcaaaagatcatgtataatacgAGTCGTTCCATCAAGTAACTTTTGTTATAGCCTATTGTCAAGTGcatgtgagtactaagtcactgctctgtcagtcagacatggtcagcgacatgttgcctccttcatgggctgtttcaGCACTGGTAGTGACACAGAGGCATTGtattgtctgattacctgggctgtgatggactggtcactgaccccatgcagcagacaccagtctaatgcCACGTTtacactacgtggtaccagctcgactcggatATGAGGTACTGTTCCTGGAAACCATTATCCATTGCAGGATGCTActaactttagagtacctggacgtcatagcgatgctgcGCGTAACTTCcatgacatctgctcagagagttgctgataaactcgcccATTGCATGTTGccccatcaagctcatgctgaatcttttcatcagccaccaaggacaaAAATGTCGGAACTTCTCAACTGACCACAGTGTCATTTTGTGGGCtgccatcatggattagcctacctgGTATATACTCTTTTAATGGCGGGCCGTACATTGATGACACAATGACATAGAgtcaactctctgaccaatcagtggtctgcagtgtttagacctgacattttagtatctcttcactcATTTTGGAACCTTAgccgagcaagtactaaaaaagtagtagcaggtaccagattccaggttcttttatgtaatgaaaatgcaaaaaaggccgagtcgagtcaagctggtaccatgtagtggaaacgtagcacaagatgacacattattggatCGAAAAGGAACCATTTACACTCATGGTTTGCTTCTTGAAGActtgctttccactcaatctcactcacagactgctgcttgtttactcgcactcaatCACAAATCAATGATGGTACATCACTTCTGgccagcaatggctgctccccataggttctgtccCCGCGTGTAATTCACAtgataaaaaggtccagtgtggtgtatTTATTGcgatttttttactgaatttgcacctctcttgcttataagtaatacacaaattAATGTAGTAAGCATGATCAGTGCAGGTACACTTTAAATGAAGGTTGCGTTGGAGTCTTTGTTGTGCTTAGAGCCAGTTGTTGACATTAACCGACTCATTTTATATCTGGCTCTGCTGCCTGTGATTTCTATGTAGAGGACTCGGATTTTCTGCAAAAATTCCTTCGCCTTGCTCCAGGGTTCTTCACTGCCTCTCCCCTGCTTCTTAACAATGGTAACAGTGTGCAACACTAGATACTGGTCACTCAGAAATTATGTCAGCTAACATCATAAACAACCAGCTCCCAGTAAAGCACAGACTCCAACCCAAACATCATGTATGTACGCAGCCACACTTGAATTCTGAATACTGACTCTGATCAACCCACTCAATTTAATTTCTAACAATTTAAGTTTAAAAATGTGGTATTACACAACTAAAAAACAACCTCTGGAGAGAACCACATGCAGATTCGTCCGATTTGCTTTTGCTCTAGACAGTGCAGACACTGGTTCTGTGTAAACTTGTGAAATCCCCATCATCTGTCTGGAAGCATGCAGCAATAGCATCATATCAGGACCACCGGGAGTTGGGTCATTGGTACTACAGCTGGATTTCTGGCACCACCATGTTGAGCCTGTCCCTTAACTTTCTTTCAGGATGGGATTTTAAAGTTAAACCTCCTCAAATGTAAATTTAAAGTTAACACTGactcacattttaatttgattgtAACAGAATGGTATTTACTGTAATTTAGGTTTAGAATAAAAGCAAAACTGAGGTTTACGTGTGATCTTTCTTCATTTTAAGGTAGTTTTGTGAACATTATTTATGGTATACCATCATTTAATCAGATTTCAAAATGATTGGTAATTGTTGATGACGGAACCCAGCCACAGATATAGGTTATGGTGAGATCATTTTAATATCCTTTTAAGTCACTAAGTCAAAAGAAAATCAGATGTAAAAACACATTCTCATAGACAGTGTTACCAATGCTTACCAATACATTGGTATGTAGAGCACATCTCCAGGGCCGACAACAGCCTCATAGCCAACAATGTTTTTAAAATTGGGAAACCTCTCATAGTCAGGGTTTTCAAAATCAACCTACAAAAGAAAGCACAGTATGCAAAGGTTACATTAATATGACATTCCTTTCTTTATTCTAAACTATGAATAATAAACTATTTCAGAATGTGTCCTTAAAGTATGTAAGTATTGTGAATTAAtgttaaaaaacacaagaaaagtctACTAATAATATTTCCTGTCAATCATTACTTGTGACCCTCTGTCAATGCGTGGtggtgtttttctgtttcatgtattttctgttttgaaaGTGTTTCTCAACATTGAGCTTTGGGCACTGAGTTTGAACCTCCAGCCAATTAACAGTATCGTTCAGTGTGCATGAGAACAGCAAAATAAAACTCCGTTTATACGGCTCTCACTTACTGCACAGTTCTCTCTGACAGACAAAACTCTGGGCAACTAGGACTATGACTAAGACTAGGACGCTAAGGCTGCAGCGACTAATCGACTAGTTGGCAAATAGTCACTGGCAAAATTAGCTGATGATTAATTAAATAGGTCGTCATGCACTTTtgttaaaaggagtgatatttagctttttaaaaatggaattatgcattttaaaacatttccctctggtctacagaaactgtaaatgctatgcttgggtctgaatttttcattaattcaactccactggtccatcttcaaccctatttctgagtaatgacaccagagaggtcgttttgagtgctggccctttaaatgcaaatgagccacttcaggccccaccccctccaggttgttgaccgtgcttgtCTGtctcattcagccacttgtgttcattaatacaaataacaactgaacattttacgtaatcagcttgaagtttagacatattttcagtacggactacaaccgctgctgctgacaaacaattatgttgtactctgagaTACGTTCATTGGAAatattgaccttatatgtgcaaatgtcatggcataactagttatagaagtcacaaattaagaaggaattaaaatgggttgtagaaatccacttgatttttgtgaaaattaatataaagatagttttgcagcacctggagtgttcaaattcaaacttttggaactattagggtccaaatacacaaataaaagtaccaaagactaataaaagtgggtttagaaaaatatgacccctttaaggaaaaatgtaaatttttgtttatggcaatttgagtatttatttgcttgtttaacaaagtttgttaaacactGTAATTGTTgatcacaaaatgcacttttgtttaggGGGTAAAAAGTATTTTAGTGCTGCTTGAATATTTGTTGAATAATGAATATTGACttgaatatttgtttaacaaactttgttatgcaTTCTAATTGTTGTGCACCAAATATTCTTGTTAAAAGGaaagtaaaaatgtattttactgatgcaatatatatataaataagagccattgggttttttttcataacCTAAATAGTTGACTAGTCATTACAGTAGTCAATGACAAGTCgactattgaaatagtcattagttgcagccctaaaaCACGCACACACTCATGGACCTTTCAGCCTGTCACCTCTAACAGAACTGTCACTAACACACACAACAGAAATGACAAAGTCTGTGCTTCAACGATATACCATTTCTAGAACATTCCCATGACAGTTTGTGAAGGTGTGGTTACTTATGGTTTTAGAATATACTTTGCCCTGACACTTGCTCTTTCCATTCATTCTATTGTGACTTCGATGTGTACAGGTCTGTGTCTTACCTGGCTCTGTCTGTCACAGGGGTGATGTACAGGGTACGGATAGAGACACTCAAACTGGTCTGGAGGGAAGAGGATGCATCTCTTATGGCCTTTGATCTGTGCAAAGAAGTTCTGCTGCTCATCATAATGCGCTGGCGTCACATTGCCTATGGTGAGAGAACAGTAATAGAAAAAGTTATGGTATGAAATTGCAGACGTTACAGAGCAAAAACCTTGTGCAGTGGACACCAGCCGCCTTACCTTCCATGCCTATGAGCAGCAGGTTGGACGTCAGCTGTCCCCAGTTTCTCTTGgcttgctgtttgttgatccagttCCAGTTGAAACCAAGGAAGTCAACAACAATTTTCTTCCCTACTGTGTCATTCAAGGTCTGCTGCAAATATACCCTTAAAACGAATTGGAAAGAGATGCAAAAACATAGAAGTCACGTAGCTTATTTGTTGATTAGACACTTCAAATGTATCTGGAGGGTAAGTGTCTGGTTTAATATTTCATCAGAATGTttctccattaaattatgaaggaCAGTGTAACACTGAAGGAAATTGAGAGTGTAGACTCTGTAGATATCAGCCACTGGGAGTGTCAGTGAATCAAATGGAGAGGTAAGTTCAGTAAATGATCTGGTTCTACGTGCCTGAGCCAAGTCAGGTCACTATAATATGCTGCTCCCTGATTCTATTGTAAATGCTTAGTCATTCCTTCTCCTTAACTGTGCTGTACTACATTTCATGAGTGAAAACACCCTTCGCTGTCATGAACACCTGCAGCAGACACACTTCTGACTAAATGATGAGCTCCTGACTTACCACTGAGTTTCAAAGAGAGATTCTGTGTAGATTGGGCATCAGCACAGCCAGGGTTATAAATACACCAGACTTACGC contains the following coding sequences:
- the hif1an gene encoding hypoxia-inducible factor 1-alpha inhibitor, whose protein sequence is MAAATVVEADPSAGEGGAAFSGVQDRGWDESQLRKYCFPTNPIPRLSHTDPRAEMLINNEEPVVLTDTNLVYPALKWDIGYLQENIGNGDFSVYIAENHKFLYYDEKKMSNFENFVPKSQRMEMKFSEFVEKMHQTEESGGEERVYLQQTLNDTVGKKIVVDFLGFNWNWINKQQAKRNWGQLTSNLLLIGMEGNVTPAHYDEQQNFFAQIKGHKRCILFPPDQFECLYPYPVHHPCDRQSQVDFENPDYERFPNFKNIVGYEAVVGPGDVLYIPMYWWHHIESLLNGGVTITVNFWYKGAPTPKRIEYPLRAHQKVAIMRNIEKMLGEALGDPHEVGPLLKMMIKGRYDQGLS